In Glycine max cultivar Williams 82 chromosome 10, Glycine_max_v4.0, whole genome shotgun sequence, the DNA window TAATTAACAACATGTAAATTTGATAAGCTGTCATCCTTCGAGCATCATATAATGCTTCTAGAATTGGCATTAACTgttaatttcacaaaataaacaaGGATCAAAACATGATACAATCCTCAGTCATTGTAGATGCACTAGTAAGACCTGTATGATTAAGATATAAGAATGAGTAGTCTGATTTTCAAATCAACCAGTTACATATATTAAATCATAGTCAAGGAATTCCCCTAAAATTTATACATGCATCTTTAACCCATAcacatttataataaattaattcattccATTTTTTCCTTGGGAGGAATTTAAGTTAATTTCCTCATACCAATGTATCCAAATCAGTCCGGACTAAGACATACTCCAGAAAGGTGGAATTCCCTTGCAAAAATGAGTAAAGAAGTAGGACAGCTGTCTCATCAGCTAAGCACCTAGAGAGGGGgaaaaatataatgtttaaaaTACTATCATATAAATCCAATGAAGTGTGCATttctacacacacacacagagacacttgttatttaaaaaaaataaaaattcaaaattaggaTACCACATGAATACCCATAACTTCATATGTATATAAAAGTCGAACATGGAAACAAGTCCAAGAATTCTTGCTTGATATACATGCGGtgggaagagagagaaagaggaaggACACTTATCAAGTGGGTGAacagaaaaatataagaaacaaacACTCGGACATTATAAGATTCACTCATTCACCTACAACTGATTATTGATACATATTCTgatcatctcatttttttaaaaacagaaGTTACCATCTTATCATGATAATATGCAAAACATGTATATTCTATTTTGAATAGCATAACTCAACTATAACCAAAAGTAAGTTTGCTACAGATCCAGTAAGTCAATTGTCAACCACACATACAGGTAGCCTGATACTCACATGCCAAGGGTATCAAACAACGGTGCAAAAGGCAATTTTACATGCTGGTCACTGTGTGCATTACCCTCTTTATCTACACAATCCACTGCATTTAAAGCATTGATTAAAAAACTGTTGGCATTTCCAATCAGTTAAAAGAACACggatataaaagataaaagatatattaCATTCACAATCAATTGCACGCTCTAAGGCCCTGCAGTAAGGGTTGTcagaaaaatatgtattatcTTTTGGTGAAGAATCTGAAGAGGCAGATACTTGATTCTTTAGGACAGAGTAGCCCTCACTCACAAGACATTTATGATAATGAATGAGAACAAGAAGCACTTGAAGACTGCTATCTGCTATTGGATTTCTTGAACCTTCACTGCTTGAACTGATCAAATAACTGAATGGCAATAACACAATATTTGCTGAATGGAGAAAAGGAAACACCAAAAGATGTAACCATCAGTAAGTCTCTAATTTTGAACAATAAGACACTTATCACAATACTTTATAAATGACAAAGTATGTTTGACCCCAAAAGTTCATAAATAGAATACTATAGTTTGTCACCATACCAGCTGCAGAACCAACTCTCTTTAGCACACTATTCTGACTTCGATCATAAAAGATGGAATAAGATGCTCTATTAAATGGAACACGAGGACGGGTAATGTAATTTAGAAGCAGGTTGCACACAACTGAAGTAACCAGATGGCTATCCTGCAAAAGATTACAATGAACTAACTTGAAATTTGCTCGCTGGAGTACAGCTCAACTAAATAACCGAAGTTCGATGTTTAAGTTTCAACTTCTTACCTGAGCCATCGCTGCATCAAGAAATGGGTTCACATCATTCGGTCCAGGAGATGGCCCACAAAGAAGCTGAGTTGAGATTGcaataatcataaaattaagcAGCTCCAGATGTAGGAAATATGTGTTGGGGCTATAATAAAACAACATATATCATCAGGGCAAAAAAAGCTTGCAGACAATAACCACGACAATTAACCAGTTTGTTATCCATGATATACCTCACATCTACAGATGCAATAAAGTTGAGCACATTCCGCATGACAAGATTTTCAATGGTCTGATCTGCATTAGAATAGAGCATCTGGATAAATTTTGATAACTAGAAGAGAAAGATTCAGGGGTGGATATCTGAAAATTTACCAACCTCCCAtgaaaccaaataaataaagaatttaatttaaatgtgtCGATAGTGCAAAGGACTTTTACACTATCATCCAATTAGTAGTTGCCATGTTTAATAACCTTgtctaattttataataactactttaaaagtcataatttctaattagttttGACAGTATAAAAATTACAGACAGTGCatcaaattaaactcaaataaataaataataaaagagcaTCCTAAGGTACAGACCAAGAGCAAAGACAACATGCTAAACTCTTACGAGTGCTATGCTACTACATAcctctcaaaatattttttggtattGATTCACTATCATGGAGAGACAGGTATAACTCGACATCACCATCTTGAGCACTTTCAATCAAGTGTTTTAGGAACACTGAAGTCAAGTAAACTGCATTAACAGCCTTTTCATAAACCAGCTGCAGCACACCAGAAGTAGAAATGGACTCCTGCAAGTAGCATGCTAGATGGAACAAAATCTTGGCAAGATGCCTCGTATTACGGTTGTTTTGCACTGCAAAGTGAAAACCAATAATAATTAGCAAACAAAACAACACCTATTCACAAACAAGCACATTAAAATAGCAAGATTTTGAATGAGGGAACCAACTTTAGCCTTCTCAATACCATAACTAGCATACAAACTTGTATTCAAGGTTTTCGTGTTGAAataccaaaaattgaaaaacaaaaaggtaaTTAATTAGTAAGTACTTCAGGGGAACACACGTAGAACTCAAATTACTTATTAATTCATATGTTAGTGATTCCACACTAACTAGTGATACGGCCAAAATATTGTACAGAAGTAGGAGACCAACCTCGCCTCATGGAGCTAACTTT includes these proteins:
- the LOC100794934 gene encoding dymeclin isoform X3, with amino-acid sequence MGSALSTPDTAEHLVGSFVGDVSIPLSSDFWQKLLELPFDAELPSQRLHQACQLLVQNNRNTRHLAKILFHLACYLQESISTSGVLQLVYEKAVNAVYLTSVFLKHLIESAQDGDVELYLSLHDSESIPKNILRDQTIENLVMRNVLNFIASVDVSPNTYFLHLELLNFMIIAISTQLLCGPSPGPNDVNPFLDAAMAQDSHLVTSVVCNLLLNYITRPRVPFNRASYSIFYDRSQNSVLKRVGSAAANIVLLPFSYLISSSSEGSRNPIADSSLQVLLVLIHYHKCLVSEGYSVLKNQVSASSDSSPKDNTYFSDNPYCRALERAIDCELDCVDKEGNAHSDQHVKLPFAPLFDTLGMCLADETAVLLLYSFLQGNSTFLEYVLVRTDLDTLLMPILEALYDARRMTAYQIYMLLIILLILSQDTSFNAGIHKLILPTVPWYKERLLYQSSLGSLMVIILIRTIQYNLSKLRSAELQIYTDFLRLVLEIINAILTYVLPQNPEVVYAIMHKQEVFQPFKNHPRFDELVENIYTVLDFFNSRMDAQRMNGDWSVNLVLQVIIMNCRSWHADGMKMFTQLHFTYEQESHPEEFFIPYVWQLVLSRCGFEFNAGAIHLFPADLPTKKLDNGVVRNTFQNDDFD
- the LOC100794934 gene encoding dymeclin isoform X1 encodes the protein MGSALSTPDTAEHLVGSFVGDVSIPLSSDFWQKLLELPFDAELPSQRLHQACQLLVQNNRNTRHLAKILFHLACYLQESISTSGVLQLVYEKAVNAVYLTSVFLKHLIESAQDGDVELYLSLHDSESIPKNILRDQTIENLVMRNVLNFIASVDVSPNTYFLHLELLNFMIIAISTQLLCGPSPGPNDVNPFLDAAMAQDSHLVTSVVCNLLLNYITRPRVPFNRASYSIFYDRSQNSVLKRVGSAAANIVLLPFSYLISSSSEGSRNPIADSSLQVLLVLIHYHKCLVSEGYSVLKNQVSASSDSSPKDNTYFSDNPYCRALERAIDCELDCVDKEGNAHSDQHVKLPFAPLFDTLGMCLADETAVLLLYSFLQGNSTFLEYVLVRTDLDTLLMPILEALYDARRMTAYQIYMLLIILLILSQDTSFNAGIHKLILPTVPWYKERLLYQSSLGSLMVIILIRTIQYNLSKLRDVYLHTTCLATLANMAPHVHRLSAYASQRLVSLFDMLSRKYNKLADLRDGKLNIAENNSIERSSLVEDMSAELQIYTDFLRLVLEIINAILTYVLPQNPEVVYAIMHKQEVFQPFKNHPRFDELVENIYTVLDFFNSRMDAQRMNGDWSVNLVLQVIIMNCRSWHADGMKMFTQLHFTYEQESHPEEFFIPYVWQLVLSRCGFEFNAGAIHLFPADLPTKKLDNGVVRNTFQNDDFD
- the LOC100794934 gene encoding dymeclin isoform X2; its protein translation is MGSALSTPDTAEHLVGSFVGDVSIPLSSDFWQKLLELPFDAELPSQRLHQACQLLVQNNRNTRHLAKILFHLACYLQESISTSGVLQLVYEKAVNAVYLTSVFLKHLIESAQDGDVELYLSLHDSESIPKNILRDQTIENLVMRNVLNFIASVDVSPNTYFLHLELLNFMIIAISTQLLCGPSPGPNDVNPFLDAAMAQDSHLVTSVVCNLLLNYITRPRVPFNRASYSIFYDRSQNSVLKRVGSAAANIVLLPFSYLISSSSEGSRNPIADSSLQVLLVLIHYHKCLVSEGYSVLKNQVSASSDSSPKDNTYFSDNPYCRALERAIDCELDCVDKEGNAHSDQHVKLPFAPLFDTLGMCLADETAVLLLYSFLQGNSTFLEYVLVRTDLDTLILPTVPWYKERLLYQSSLGSLMVIILIRTIQYNLSKLRDVYLHTTCLATLANMAPHVHRLSAYASQRLVSLFDMLSRKYNKLADLRDGKLNIAENNSIERSSLVEDMSAELQIYTDFLRLVLEIINAILTYVLPQNPEVVYAIMHKQEVFQPFKNHPRFDELVENIYTVLDFFNSRMDAQRMNGDWSVNLVLQVIIMNCRSWHADGMKMFTQLHFTYEQESHPEEFFIPYVWQLVLSRCGFEFNAGAIHLFPADLPTKKLDNGVVRNTFQNDDFD